The proteins below are encoded in one region of Roseovarius bejariae:
- a CDS encoding amidohydrolase, translating to MASGPDDLITLRREFHMKPELGFNEERTKARIARFLRDLGLEVHEGIGVIGILRAGQGNRAIGLRADMDALPIHETGHHDHVSQAPGVMHACGHDGHMTMLLGAAKALAADPGFDGTVVFLFQPNEEHGLGARAMIDEGVLDRFPIEEVYAIHNLPGAPLGQVSTRKGLICSSESLFEIRIEGQGGHASMPQAGRDAITIGAELVQALQTIVSRKLPPGAGAVVSVTEFLTDGQRNVLPGQATLKGDVRARDPQDRETIEALMRQMTQGIATAHGITAEMVFNTEFIETINAPEPTEAVIETARDMGCETLPDRPPMSFSEDFAHFAAAVPACFLLMGNGEEGPNAQPLHSSDYDFNDALLPIGADFWVALVRSRLPKPA from the coding sequence ATGGCAAGCGGCCCCGACGACCTCATCACCCTGCGGCGCGAGTTCCACATGAAACCCGAACTGGGCTTCAATGAGGAGCGTACCAAGGCACGCATTGCCCGTTTCCTACGCGACCTCGGGCTTGAGGTGCATGAAGGCATCGGTGTCATCGGCATCCTGCGCGCGGGTCAAGGTAATCGCGCCATCGGGTTGCGCGCCGATATGGATGCCCTGCCGATCCATGAAACGGGCCACCATGACCACGTATCGCAAGCGCCCGGCGTCATGCATGCCTGCGGCCATGATGGGCATATGACCATGCTACTGGGCGCCGCGAAGGCCCTTGCCGCCGATCCGGGGTTTGACGGTACTGTGGTGTTCCTTTTCCAACCGAACGAGGAACACGGCCTTGGCGCGCGTGCCATGATCGACGAAGGCGTGCTGGATCGTTTCCCGATCGAGGAGGTCTATGCCATCCATAACCTGCCCGGTGCGCCTTTGGGGCAGGTCTCGACCCGCAAGGGCCTCATCTGTTCCAGCGAAAGCCTGTTCGAGATCCGGATCGAGGGGCAGGGCGGCCATGCCTCGATGCCGCAGGCCGGGCGCGATGCCATCACCATCGGGGCCGAACTGGTGCAGGCGCTGCAAACCATCGTTTCACGGAAACTGCCCCCGGGCGCAGGGGCTGTGGTGTCGGTGACGGAATTCCTGACCGACGGGCAACGTAATGTCTTGCCCGGACAAGCCACGCTCAAGGGCGATGTGCGCGCCCGCGACCCGCAGGACCGGGAAACGATTGAGGCCCTTATGCGGCAAATGACCCAAGGTATCGCGACCGCGCATGGTATTACCGCCGAGATGGTATTCAACACCGAATTCATAGAAACCATCAACGCGCCCGAGCCCACCGAAGCGGTGATCGAAACCGCCCGCGATATGGGCTGTGAAACTTTGCCGGATCGCCCGCCAATGAGTTTTTCCGAAGACTTCGCCCATTTTGCCGCCGCTGTTCCGGCCTGTTTCCTTCTTATGGGCAACGGTGAAGAGGGGCCGAACGCCCAACCCCTGCACAGCAGCGATTACGATTTCAACGACGCCCTATTGCCCATCGGGGCTGACTTCTGGGTTGCACTGGTTCGTAGCCGGTTGCCCAAACCGGCTTGA
- the modA gene encoding molybdate ABC transporter substrate-binding protein, translating to MWVKRIKSGFAKLRLALLLTCVVPAPLVAGEVTVFAASSLTDVLQQIEPRFEDETGHELRLSLAGSSKLARQIQMGAPADVFISANVDWMDRLQHEGLIASGTRRNLLGNALVLIAHDPATPPVSIGPTLDLSSLLGDGRLAMGLVDAVPAGVYGKAALRHFDLWDGVAPKVAQAANVRAALSFVASGAAPYGIVYETDARAEDDVTIVARFPAGSHPRILYPVAAMATADGAAVTDFLAYLDTAESQAIFAEAGFSRPSD from the coding sequence ATGTGGGTAAAACGCATCAAAAGTGGATTTGCAAAACTGCGTCTCGCGCTGCTGTTGACCTGCGTCGTGCCTGCGCCGCTCGTCGCGGGGGAGGTCACCGTTTTCGCGGCCTCCAGCCTGACGGATGTCCTGCAACAGATCGAGCCGCGCTTCGAGGACGAAACAGGCCATGAATTGCGTCTGTCTCTTGCCGGGTCGTCGAAACTCGCCCGACAAATCCAGATGGGCGCACCGGCGGATGTATTCATTTCCGCCAATGTCGATTGGATGGACCGGCTGCAACACGAGGGCCTGATCGCGTCGGGTACCCGTCGCAACCTTCTGGGCAATGCGCTTGTCCTTATCGCGCATGACCCGGCAACGCCCCCCGTGTCCATCGGCCCAACCCTTGATCTGTCCTCCCTGCTGGGTGACGGGCGCTTGGCTATGGGATTGGTCGATGCGGTCCCGGCGGGTGTCTACGGTAAGGCCGCGTTACGGCATTTCGATTTGTGGGACGGTGTGGCGCCGAAGGTTGCGCAAGCGGCCAATGTTCGGGCTGCCTTGTCGTTTGTGGCCTCTGGCGCGGCCCCATATGGTATCGTGTATGAAACCGACGCCCGCGCCGAGGATGATGTTACTATCGTCGCCCGCTTCCCGGCTGGTTCTCACCCGCGTATCCTTTACCCTGTGGCCGCCATGGCCACGGCGGATGGTGCGGCCGTGACGGATTTTCTTGCCTACCTCGACACCGCCGAGAGCCAAGCGATTTTTGCCGAGGCGGGGTTTTCCCGCCCCTCGGACTAG
- the modB gene encoding molybdate ABC transporter permease subunit: protein MEWLTPEEWQAVALSLRVAFWATLFCLPVGVFIAYVLARWTFPGRQALNILVHLPLIMPPVVTGYLLLIAFGTQGGVGAFLQETFGLTFAFRWTGAALASGVMAFPFMVRATRLSIEAVDPKLEQAAATLGASRAWVFATVTLPMILPGILAGCVLAFAKGMGEFGATITFVSNIPGETQTIPLAIDLALETPGGEARALRLAVISVGIAAGALALSEWVSRRMAARIGGA, encoded by the coding sequence ATGGAGTGGCTGACCCCCGAAGAATGGCAGGCCGTGGCGCTGTCGCTGCGTGTGGCCTTTTGGGCCACGCTCTTTTGCCTGCCCGTCGGGGTCTTCATTGCTTATGTCCTCGCCCGCTGGACGTTCCCGGGGCGGCAGGCGCTCAATATCCTTGTTCACTTGCCGCTCATTATGCCGCCGGTCGTAACGGGCTATCTTTTGCTGATCGCCTTCGGGACACAGGGGGGCGTGGGGGCGTTTCTGCAAGAGACCTTCGGTCTGACCTTTGCCTTTCGCTGGACCGGGGCGGCGCTTGCCTCGGGGGTGATGGCCTTTCCCTTCATGGTCCGTGCCACGCGCCTGTCGATCGAGGCGGTCGACCCCAAGTTGGAACAGGCCGCCGCGACCCTGGGCGCCTCCCGCGCATGGGTCTTTGCCACGGTTACCCTGCCGATGATCCTGCCGGGTATCCTGGCCGGGTGCGTGCTGGCCTTTGCAAAGGGGATGGGCGAATTCGGGGCCACAATTACCTTCGTGTCCAACATTCCCGGCGAGACACAAACCATTCCGCTTGCCATCGACCTTGCCCTTGAAACCCCGGGTGGGGAGGCGCGCGCGTTGCGCCTTGCCGTTATCTCGGTCGGGATCGCGGCGGGCGCGTTGGCCCTGTCGGAATGGGTCTCGCGCCGCATGGCCGCAAGGATAGGTGGCGCATGA
- the modC gene encoding molybdenum ABC transporter ATP-binding protein, with translation MTLSCSLRHAFQGFTLEAQFEVPEGLTVLYGRSGSGKTTIVNAAAGLLRPEEGRMQVNDWLLFDTARKAWLPPHKRRIGYIFQEGRLFPHLTVRQNLRYGSCFAPKDATPEPMAHVVDMLGLGQLLHRRPAALSGGEKQRVAIGRALLAAPRMILADEPLSALDDARKAEVLPYFERLRDEVEIPILYVTHSAAEVARLATTVVALEDGRVIGQGTAAEVLGDPKVTPLGARAAGAVIEATIATHHPDGLTELNAGGTPLFLPALGQAQGSTVRVRIAAHDVILSTKAPAELSALNILSGTIHDIRSGQGPGAMVSLDTAAGRILARVTRRSATRLGLHTGAPCHAVIKSVALAPEDIGG, from the coding sequence ATGACGCTGTCCTGTTCCCTGCGTCATGCCTTTCAGGGCTTCACGCTTGAGGCGCAGTTCGAGGTGCCCGAGGGATTGACCGTGCTCTACGGGCGCTCCGGCTCGGGCAAGACGACGATCGTTAACGCCGCTGCGGGCCTGCTGCGCCCCGAAGAGGGGCGTATGCAGGTGAATGACTGGCTGCTTTTCGACACGGCGCGCAAGGCGTGGTTGCCACCCCACAAGCGCCGCATCGGTTATATCTTTCAGGAGGGGCGCCTGTTTCCGCATCTCACCGTCCGGCAGAACCTGCGATATGGCAGCTGCTTCGCGCCCAAGGATGCGACGCCCGAGCCGATGGCGCATGTGGTGGATATGCTGGGCCTTGGTCAACTATTGCACCGCCGTCCTGCCGCTCTTTCAGGCGGTGAAAAACAGCGCGTCGCGATTGGACGTGCCCTGTTGGCCGCGCCGCGCATGATCTTGGCGGATGAACCCCTCTCGGCCCTGGACGATGCCCGCAAGGCCGAGGTGCTGCCCTATTTCGAGCGTCTCCGCGACGAGGTGGAAATTCCTATCCTCTACGTCACCCATTCCGCGGCCGAGGTTGCGCGCCTCGCCACCACCGTCGTCGCCCTGGAGGATGGTCGCGTCATTGGGCAGGGCACGGCAGCCGAGGTTCTGGGCGATCCCAAGGTGACGCCCTTGGGGGCGCGGGCGGCGGGCGCCGTGATCGAAGCCACCATTGCCACGCATCATCCCGATGGCCTGACCGAACTCAACGCTGGCGGCACGCCGCTGTTCCTTCCCGCGCTCGGCCAGGCACAAGGCAGCACCGTTCGCGTCCGCATTGCAGCGCATGACGTGATCCTGTCCACCAAGGCGCCCGCCGAGCTTTCCGCCCTCAATATCTTGTCCGGTACCATCCACGATATCCGAAGCGGTCAGGGCCCCGGTGCCATGGTTTCGCTCGACACTGCCGCGGGCCGCATCCTTGCCCGCGTCACCCGGCGTTCGGCCACACGCCTTGGCCTGCATACCGGCGCCCCCTGCCACGCAGTGATAAAATCCGTGGCTCTCGCCCCCGAAGACATCGGCGGATAA
- a CDS encoding site-specific DNA-methyltransferase yields MKTMTKAKSAQALPLNTILDGDCIEMMNSLPEASVDLIFADPPYNLQLKGDLHRPDNSAVDAVDDAWDQFASFEAYDKFTREWLKAARRLLKPNGAIWVIGSYHNIFRVGAALQNEGFWILNDVVWRKSNPMPNFRGKRLTNAHETMIWASKQEGAKYTFNYEALKSLNEGVQMRSDWVLPICTGHERLKDDKGDKAHPTQKPESLLHRVLVGSTNPGDVVLDPFFGTGTTGAVAKMLGRDFIGIEREAAYRKVAEKRLAGIRKYDREALEVSKAKRAEPRVPFGQLVERGMLRPGEELLSMNGRHKAKVRADGTLIGDDVRGSIHQVGAALEGAPSCNGWTYWCIKREGKRVPIDLFRQQIRAEMADRPN; encoded by the coding sequence ATGAAAACGATGACCAAAGCCAAGAGTGCGCAAGCGCTCCCACTCAATACGATTCTGGACGGGGACTGCATCGAGATGATGAACAGCCTCCCCGAGGCATCCGTCGACCTGATCTTTGCCGATCCGCCCTATAACCTGCAGCTCAAGGGTGATTTGCACCGGCCCGACAACAGCGCGGTTGATGCGGTAGACGATGCGTGGGATCAGTTCGCCAGCTTCGAGGCCTATGACAAGTTCACGCGAGAATGGCTGAAAGCCGCGCGTCGGTTGCTCAAGCCGAATGGCGCGATCTGGGTGATCGGCAGCTATCACAACATTTTCCGCGTCGGTGCCGCGCTTCAGAACGAAGGCTTCTGGATTCTGAATGACGTCGTGTGGCGCAAATCGAACCCGATGCCGAATTTCCGGGGCAAGCGCCTGACCAATGCACATGAAACGATGATCTGGGCGTCGAAACAGGAAGGCGCGAAATACACCTTCAACTACGAAGCCCTGAAATCGCTGAACGAAGGCGTGCAGATGCGCAGTGACTGGGTTCTGCCGATTTGCACCGGGCATGAGCGCCTGAAAGACGACAAGGGCGACAAGGCCCACCCGACACAAAAACCCGAGAGCCTGCTGCACCGTGTATTGGTCGGAAGCACCAATCCGGGCGACGTGGTGCTTGACCCGTTCTTTGGCACCGGCACAACCGGCGCCGTGGCCAAGATGCTGGGCCGGGACTTTATCGGCATTGAACGCGAAGCGGCCTATCGCAAGGTGGCCGAAAAGCGCCTTGCCGGCATTCGCAAATACGATCGCGAGGCCCTGGAGGTTTCCAAGGCCAAGCGCGCCGAACCGCGCGTACCCTTCGGGCAGTTGGTCGAACGCGGTATGCTGCGCCCCGGTGAGGAACTTCTGAGCATGAACGGGCGTCACAAGGCCAAGGTGCGTGCCGACGGGACGCTGATTGGCGATGATGTGCGCGGCTCGATCCACCAGGTGGGGGCGGCCCTTGAAGGCGCGCCAAGCTGTAACGGCTGGACATATTGGTGCATCAAGCGCGAAGGCAAGCGTGTGCCGATCGATCTTTTCCGACAGCAGATCCGTGCCGAGATGGCCGATCGCCCGAATTGA
- a CDS encoding ribonuclease HII has translation MTGPDFSHAQEAITQGATRVAGVDEVGRGPLAGPVTAAAVILEPGNVPDGLHDSKKLSAKRREALHDALMTCAEVSVAHASVEEIDELNILRASHLAMERAIAGLSTPPDIALIDGNMIPRGLTIPARSIVKGDAVSLSISAASIVAKIRRDRIMWDLAQQFPGYGWESNAGYPSKTHKEALQNLGVTPHHRRSFKPVHNILYQEKSVSD, from the coding sequence ATGACAGGACCGGATTTTTCACATGCACAAGAGGCCATCACGCAGGGCGCCACCCGCGTCGCTGGCGTGGACGAGGTAGGACGCGGGCCATTGGCCGGGCCGGTAACGGCAGCGGCGGTGATTTTGGAACCCGGCAACGTTCCCGACGGCCTGCACGATTCAAAGAAACTCAGCGCCAAGCGGCGCGAGGCGCTGCACGATGCCTTGATGACCTGCGCAGAGGTGTCAGTGGCCCATGCCAGCGTCGAGGAGATTGACGAGCTTAACATCCTGCGCGCCTCGCATCTGGCGATGGAACGGGCGATTGCCGGGTTATCCACCCCGCCCGACATCGCGCTGATCGACGGCAACATGATCCCCCGCGGTCTGACCATTCCCGCCCGGTCCATCGTCAAGGGCGATGCGGTTTCGCTGTCGATTTCGGCGGCCTCAATTGTGGCTAAAATAAGGCGCGACCGCATCATGTGGGATTTGGCGCAACAGTTCCCCGGCTATGGATGGGAAAGCAATGCAGGTTACCCATCGAAAACCCACAAAGAGGCCCTTCAAAATCTTGGTGTGACCCCACACCATAGACGTTCCTTCAAGCCGGTACACAATATCTTGTATCAAGAAAAATCTGTAAGTGACTGA